The window atattttttataaccaTAATCTACCATTTATTGTACCATATTATGATATACCTTTGTTTTACCTAAAAAGTTAGACaaaaatagtcatttttaaagtaaaaataaaactttggaAACAACttcaaagatatatataatccaAATTATAGCAACCCTAATCCTCAAATACACATTTTCTCATTTAAgagcaacaaaagaaaaagagagtacacattttctcatttaagagcaacaaaaaaagagaatacacattcatatatatataacataattaaatttgaaacctagaggcaaaataaaatttccaaaagaaccattcatttattctttttactcTCCTTTGTAAACAGAAAAATCAGGTTCCTTCGGCTTCTGCAAGCTAATCAAGCTCTTCCCACTCACGTTTCTCATTCGATGTCCTCTAAGCGCATTGGCCGCAAATCTCGACGCCAAAATCGTAGCCCCAAGTCTCGACGTACTATACGCCGCCGCAacctcttcctcctcctccttccgTCGCAGCTCCGCGATTTTCCGTTTTAAATACCGCCGCCACGCTGCCTGTATGAAACACGACGCCCAAGTTCGCCACTGCTGGGAGTAGAATCTAAAGGTGTGTTGAACTTGGCGACTGTGGAGGCGACGGAACTGACTGGCTACGAATTTGAGTTCCTCGGCCTCTAAGGCGAAGGCTTCGACCTCGGTTAGGGCATGGACGGTGCGAGTGGAGGAAGGGAGGTTGGAGCCGGATTTGGGGTCGAGAGCCCAGGTTAAAAGCTCTTCGCCACAGAAATCGCCTTCTTTTAATATGCCACGGTTGTAGAATCCGCTACGGCCGCCGTCGGTGGTGACGCTCTCTAGACGGCCGCGGATTATGAAGAGCATTTCGTCGACTGGGTCGCCTTCTCGTACTATGTATGTGTTCTCGGTGTATAGTGTTGGTTTTAGCCTCTCGCATATTGCGTCTAGGAGACGCTCATCCATGTTTGCAAACAATGGGACCTGTGTGCAAAGCCAACCCAACAATAATTTGACCACTCAAAGCACATAGGTCCGCTAAGATATgctaaagaaataaaaaaaagacataaCAAGTGATGAAATGAATACATACCCTTCTAACCAAATTGAGACAGAGATGTCGTTTAATGTCTCTCCTAAGATCTTTAGGCAGACTCTGAACCAAGCTCTCTTCATCAACACCTCTGGTTTCAAGCCATTTGTACTGATCGTAGCGCCTAACTTTTTCTCTCAAGTCTGGTGGAAGCAGTCGATGGTGCATCCATTGCTCAGAGTCTCTCCTCTTGATGCGCATCTCTTCAAGTCGGACTGTTAGAGATTGAAGATACGTCTGAGAAAAACGTAACAGCATAGGAAAAGTAATTTAGTCacttaaaaatactttttagttCATCCTTGAAACCATGCAAGCGTAGGAGTTGACCATGGAAAAGATGccgaaggaagaagaagaaaaaaaaactcacttgCATGTTTCCAATCAAGAGTGCAAAAAGGAGGAGCCCAGAAATTGCAATTAGAATAGAAAAGATAACCTCCCCAGGATAAGTACTAGTGAGCAGCCCTTGACCAAGTGTACTGTGGAAGAATCAAACATTCAATATCCAAAACACAAACCAATCTTTCAAAATGTGTTATATACGTCCTTGTACCTTTGATATAAAGAGTATCCTAACACTGTAATAACCAGCTATATTGTtataataaatactattttgtaattttcaatcAGCAACTATCTACGttatttcaaaactatcatttttttctttaggacagagtttatcattttcttatcaaactaaaatagtttacacaTTCTACACCTCACACACAAACTAATCAACTATTTACTCCAAACCCTCTAAAGTCTtcaataaaccaaaaaaaaaaaaaaaacatttatctATTAGAATGcgtaaaacaaaattgagaaatgaatTAACATGATATTAAGTTCTGTCCCATTTATTtacttgaaataaataaaagatccAACATGTAGAAATCAATGttaattgagaaagaaatgaGATTGGGTAAGGTTTAAATACACGACCTCCAATCTAGACCGTTAAATCACCAATGGTATATTACAAACTTAAAAGTAAAGTGAAGAAATTAAGAGTAGAAAGGGAGAGACCTTAAATTTTGCAAGCCCCACCACAAGCAATAGCAGAACTTGGAGAAGAAAGTCCTGGATTGAACAATGCCAGAGGAAATGGCCTGAGTGTAAATGCCATAGTTGAAAGGCAAATTATCTCCCAAGGCAGTGCATTTCTTGGTGAGAACATCAACGCTTATATTTCTCCAAGCTTTGTACCCAGCCATGTGCTTATTCCCACAATACAAATAGTTAATGTTGCACTTTCCACTGCTTTTGCATGCTTGCCGCCAACATGCATCGTTCCTCTCCACTGCAAGCAAGTACCAGAATGCTCCTGCAATCtgcattttaattaatttacaaaattatgaaAGGGATTTGAGGATTGAGGATTGAGGAAGTGGAAGAGGGGTTGCTTACATGACTGGCAAGCATGTATAAGAGGAGATAGTAAGCAGCACCAGCCCAAGCACTTTCAGCAAAAACACCTGCTGTCTTCTTAAGCTCTATGTTCAAAGGTATAAATCTAATAAATCTTGGAATATACTGAAGAAACACTATGTTTAACAATGCTTGTTTTGTTGCCAAAACTTCTGATCCTTTTGATCTGTGAAGAAATCTCCACACCACTAACTacatcacacacacacacacacaaactcatcaaacaaaaatgaaatcaaaattttaatattgaattagCTATGGGTTCTATGAAACACACCAACctgaggaagaggaagaacaGATAGAAAATCAGCTATAAAGTAGCGCTGAAGATACCGCTGGGCTATCTCCGTCGGATCAATCACAAGCTCCCCCCGACCAAACACCCTAGACGACGGCGCAATGTAAGCCGTTCGGAACTGAAACCCCATCCGAATCAAGTAAAAAACATCGATAGCCGTACGCACGGTGGTGGTCGTGACGGCGAGCTGAGTGTCCATTCCGAGGCAGTAAGAGGCATGGTTGAACACAGGGAGGTAGAAGAACAACGGATCGACAGACACGGCGAGGATACAGCACAACACGAATAGTTTGTTCCAGAAGAGGAGCGATTTGTCCTGTGGATCGAAGATTTTCTGTTCCGATACTTTAAGATCCTCCGGGAAGATGACTTTGGACACGCCGGAGCGGAGCGATCGACCTAGAGTTATGATTCCGTCGGAGCTTCTTTGAACTCCCCTTCGGAAAGATTTCGACGCGTTTTGTGGCTTCGATCTGCTGATGAATGGCAATGGGAGGCCTTCTAGATTGAATCGgcatttcttcattttgctTGTTCCCGAGGGCACTGACAAATTCGAATCCAAATCATCCAACCTGTAAAAGTTCATGAAAAGTAAAACCTCTCATCCATTAGTTCTGTTCAGAAATTGTAGAACGTACCTCACGAATTTCTCCTTGTGACCACCGATGTACTGCGACTTGTATCCACCACAATCGAACATTTTGTGGCAATGGAGAACATAGATGCGAGAGTTGATCGCCgagaaattaaaatggttCAGACCCAACGGCGCTTCCGATTTCCGCCGTTGTGTTCTCGAATTAGATCATTCTGGTTTCCAACAACTGCAAATCAAAACCTCTGttcctgaaaaaaaaaatctccgTTCGATTCTGCAGAGCGACAACAGGCAGGTGGGTTTGAAATGGTCGCATCAAGTGGAAAGAAATTGTTagttcttcatcttctctctctttttcttccattggAGATCCAATTTTCTCGCGGGATAGCGTTtctatatttagaaaatggaaaatttgtctctgcattttcttctttcttctcgcGAAGTCTTTGAATATGGGTTCTCAAAAAAGCATGGAGACATACGTACGTTTGAATTCTGAATCTCTGATTGGTTTGAAACTCCGATCATCTCAGATTTTCACTCTTTGCACCGGTGACGGTGCTGATGGCCGGTGAGCTTCTTCCCGgattctttattaatatttatttttctttagtgAGATTGtatattcaaatgttttttttttagtattttactttctttctttctcagtacatttgaaaagttgaaatatgTTCTATTTGGCttttataataagaaaattacattaaatcacacaaatattttatttagaaaaaaatggacaaaaagGCTTTAgctatcaattttttttttcatattgcaagTATGATATTAGACGACATTCGAACAATAATCATAAGGCTATCAAAAggtcatttttaaatttgctacttttgcaaatttagaaTATGGTGTGACATAAACTCTActatcataattagaaacaatttttcttaGGATGTTTGTCAATTGAACTGTGCTCGGTTTGGTAATAAAGGTAAAAGATTGGTCTTTCGTACTTTAATTgttttgataaagaaaaaaataaaggaactATTATTgtgttaaaattttgagtatagtttttatttagtctatgattttcaaaataatatacttCTAATCGTTTGactttgagtttgattttgatttgaccattaaatttcaagatttacACTTTTAATCTTGATTTATCACTATTTTCCTTCATTGACGTTAATCttaatcttcatcttcactGTTTGTTTGTTACCTTTTGTTGATACGGACCTTAACTAGACAGTGTTCATGAGACATGAAAACatgtcaattttattttaatgtatacatatttatttaatgtgtAAAGTAGAGGAATCAAACATTCAACCTATGTATTGACGAATTGtgttaaaacaaattaaataactaattaaattaaattaaattttgagcATAACTCAATATGATACGTTTTAGCCATTgattttaccttttattttttttaatatgttaatGAATGATTACTTCAATTATCACTTACATGAACTAACTTTGAccattaatcttttttaaaagaaaaattgtaaaaaatttaaaaaaaatgataaaatatttacatttatttagtgcaatcattttttgtttgtttgtttttgtgttttagtagctttttctataaatagattttttttaaattttttgaaaaaaatctcttttgtaaatagttttaaaaattttgccATAGTTAATGTCCccatcaaattataatatccCTACCATGCATATGTTTAACAATTCACTCATTTTATCAATCTTTTCAACGACAACTTATCATAAGATCAAATTATTTCTGAAGTTAGAGTTCAAAgattgaaacatttttaaattttgtggtgttgcttctttttttatttttccgttcattaattataattgattggTTATTACAAAAGTTTTTGCTGgatatttaattcattataattGATTCGACATAATTAAATGGACTTATTATTTGAACctactttttttattggatcctaaataataataaatgtctTGTATAGATCCTTGATATTTAACTCATGATTTTAataatcaattattaattaattatacttttaaaaataatttaacaacTATTTAGAGTACAACATTCGAACGTGGGAAAAGCAACCTATTTAtagttcattttaaaaagaaataaataaacaacttgTCATTAGTTGTTTGAagattttataaactttattaaaaaaaataaacatagcTTAATTGGTAAGTGCTAAAGTATTAACAAATgcaaaaagatacaaataaaataagatgtAGATCCGTAATAAACTATAGTGCCTAACAAGAGTATATTGCTAACAAAAGTCATCAATCATcgatatattttgttataattacaattctttaaaaataatgttattattgtCCTAAAAATATTACTCACAAAGTACATAATAACAAGTTAAGGATTTTATTTGTGATATCCAACCTTCATTCATCTTAAAGTTTACGAAATCTAACCACCACCTTAACTTAGTTAAGGGTTTGATTTTCAAccacatattttcaaaaggaaagaattttAGTTTTCGAGGTAAGAAGCTATATCTTATCCAACATCACACTCACAAGAACAATCCCACAAAGTATACgtcattcattttaataaaaatccaCTGTGTACAAATATCAAACATAGTAATCCATGATTTCCATACAGCCTTTTCTAAACCAAAGAATCCATATGGTAAATTACTTTACTTCCTCTCCAAAGCACCTTTAAATTTCTCAAAGTTGTAACCAAACAGCAGGTAATTTAACTAAGAACAATTCTTCACCCTCTTCCCAAAATGAAAACTCATCTAAAGCCcaccttcaaaattaatttaatgatttCCAAAGAATCCTTGACAGAACTCTTatgaagaacaagaaacaagatCTAATAAAACACCGTTTAAAACGGTCATGAGTTCGAGTAGTAATAAAGAGAGGGGCATCAAGttgaaaaatagttaaaaaggATCATGTGTTCGGTCCATAGTGATCACCTATCTAAGGTTTAATATCATAGACGCTTACATCAAAatgacaattaaaaaacaaaagatactAAATTGATTCTAGAGCTGTTAGATAGATGCATAAGTTTTTGTTGAATTACCATACAATTTCAACGGTGTGAAGAAAGTAAATTCCAATGCAAAgttcaaagaagaaaacagaCCATTAGTAAACAAAAAGACCAACTCAATACAAAGTATAAAAATTCAGGACTACTacacaataagaaaaaagaaaaactaaagaatTTGAGAGGATTAAGAGACTTGATTAGGTCAGACTCAAGCTTATAGATGAAGGTGGGAAAGGAGGTTACCTCAATAGCCGGATGATGCAAGTCCTCCAATCAACTCAGATTTGGGAGCTTTAGTTAACCACTACAGAGAGCAGGTCACCTACCACTCTCCATTGATTCTTAACaggaattttttaagttttggtaattgacatttttctcaaaataagtttttttttttctttcattaatcATAAAACATAAGAGAGGCTAAATTAATCTTCtttattgaaagaaacaaTGATACAGAGGTATAGATGTAATGcagaagttttcttttttcttttctttttccggggggggggggggggggggggggggggtcaGGGTACAGAAAGAATGTACACTTCCTTCTCTCATAACAACCCAACGACACAGCTTAACTGCAGCCTATTCTCCAAGCTTCTCATGTGATGCCCCAATAACATACACCTGCAGCAGGAAAATTCCATCAACGAGTTAGATCATTGAACATGAGTCATTTTAAGATTCTTGAAAAGGGCCGCAAGATCTGTTTGGAACCTAAAACAAGTCTAGTCAATAACATTTTCGTTGCAAACGAGCTTCAAAGTTCTTAGTTTGCACGAGACCACTCAGGTTTAACCATGGTAAAAAATTTCcagaattaaaatgaatataaactaaaagataaaatagaGGCCAATGGTTGCCAACAAACCAGAATAAAAGCTTTGCTAGGTAATCCCGAGAAGTGCCTACAGTATCACAAAACTCATCACCAGCATCTGCAAGTTTCTCTAAATCCGCCACACTTGAATCCTCAATGAAACTAGAGCTGGCATCATCTTTGAAGAACCTTTGCAATATGTTTCCAACAAGTTCATGAATGATTTCCTCCACCTCTGACGTAGATGGTTTGCAGAGTTCAGTCACCTACATAATAAACGTGGCAGTAAAAATGAGATCCCCCAGAAGGAAGTTCAACAGCTGGGCCTACTTCcgagatgaaaaataaaggcATATAGGCACAACAGTATAGTTACAGAAGTGAAAAAATGAAGTACCATATCGGAATCCAACGACCGTAGATATTCCAACAGATCATTCCTGTTTCCTCTGCCATGTTCTATATGGATATTTTCTTGCTTCTGTGCATTGAGTTCCTGAcacattcaaaacaaaaaattgggAAGGTAACATAAAGAATCATCAAGTCATgaagccttttcttttcctaaattAAGGTGCAAAATATGTGCATTAACAAGGcagaaaaaacatttaatcCCACCCCAATAAACAGGAAAACCTCCCTATCTTGATTGAATGAACTATACTAAAAGACAGATAACTGAAATATGCTGAATGATGTAAGCAATCAAACGCTAGTTTATTTTGCCTCAACAATATAAATTAAGGGAGCCCAAATATGATTGAACAAAAGAACATGAGGTATAACAGGTAACTTTTGAACACAAAACCAAAATCTAAGCATATAAGACACTAAGAATAAACTTGATAGCCAACTAATGGTTTAGCCAACTAatggttttcttttgaaaaattggagCCAATATCCATGATGAATCACAGCACTTAACCTagcataataatttttctacaaaatttATGACCTCTAGCTGCATGCCTGATAAACactgaaaataatttaaatgcttgaataaatctaaaactaaaagcttccaaaatattgtaaaacTAGGTAAATAGTGGAAATGGAGGAAATATGTAGTACTTCAATTGCCCAAACCCTCAACATATAACATATGGGAACatattgacaatttttttggataagaaactttccattgatgaatgaaatatcCAAAGAGATACAAGAGAGATCAGTGAGAGAGATACAAAGAAACCAAAGAacctattaaaattttgtatttgtctACATACAGTATTTCTAGCATCTGACAAGCAATTACCAATTGAGgaatttacatttatatttaagCTTGACTCAAAATAAATGACAAACCTTAAGGCTTAACTAAAAAGATTCGTCTAAACAttagagaaaacaaatatgCATAGTAAACTAAGAATTCAGTCGAACAGTGACAACATGTAACTCCTCGCTGCAAGTAGTATGAATTAATAAACCATAAAAGAACCGAATAACATAGCTAATAGCATAAAACTATGAGGAATTGTATCCAACTAACATTGAATCTTAACATAGTAAATgaaaccattcattttttaatttttagaaataaaatcatGAAACAGATGTAAGGTTCTGCCGCAATCCAGGATACTGATCCTTTTCTATAAAAGAAAGTGCAGAAATGATTTCGTAAATGTAATAGAACAGAAGTGTTGTCAATAAGCAAGAGTGGAGATTGTAAGCAACTCGGTAAATCCTTACATCCTTAAGATTTGATAATTCCGTTTGCAACTGTTGGATGTACTTCAACGCCTCGGGTGGCAAATCGGACAAGAGACGAGGTCTCGTATCCAAATCCTCCATATTGGAATCAACGCCTACCCGATTCTCCTCAATATCCGAAACTTCCAATGGCTTCGACCTGTCCAAGCCCGTCAAATTATCCGGCGAGATATCGAAATTCCTCATCAAAGACAACCGGTACTCCGCGTTCCACAAAGTGTACCTAAACAGAGTAACTCATCTCAATTCAAAGAATTCCACGGTAAACAACACctaaacacaaaaatatttcatcaaaCCTGCGTAAAACAGCAAAGAATTACCCGGTGATGATTGACGAAGAGAGGAGATTATGGAGAGGGCTTTTGGAAACCCTAACGGTGACGGAGAACTGATCAGAAGGAAGCAAACCCAACATTGAAGAAATAGTCTGCTTCATAGAATCCTTAGCAACATCAGAAACACCCTTGGAGATATCGGATGTATGAAGCGGCTCAATCCGCTTAAGCATATTAGCGATTACAGAGAATCCGCGATCGAATTTCAACTTCCGAGTGGAAACAAAGTCATCGGAAACTCCACCACCATCAACACCGGAGACAAGGCAGCTAACAGTGGTTGCACCAGACGTAGAGGCGGAGGGGAAACGGCGACGTTGAAGGGTGAGATGtgaataggaaaaagaagGCAAGGGCGGAGGCGGCGGTGGTGGTTGGGGAGGTAGACGGGGCTTGATAGAAAAGTCAGTGAGACGAGAAAGGAAGAAGGCACGAGCAGAGACCGCCATGggaaaggaaggaaggaaggaagaagaaaaggttgGAAGATCCCTTCAACGGCGAGCTCGCTCTATTATGTGGACTCGCTGCTCTTGGAGATTCTACCAATCAAAATCCCATTTTGTGTTCCTATCTCTGAGCTTCGCTTTCCGAACCTTGTAAATACGTGAATATAACTCACGACTTCACTTCACATATTAATACaagaatatatttatatatcacGTCGAACataatgtttattaaaaggaaaaaaagaaaaaaaaaatgttgtggTGTAAATTGTTGGTgggaatatttattttctttttctaggtGTAAAATGAGAAACTAGACTGTGGACAatggaattttcaaaaatatcctCCTTATCATTGCACTTAGATCCGCTTCTTCCATTCAAGATGAGTGATTTTCAATTAGTATAagctttaaaatataaaatcgattagtttgtaaatattttaatttattttattatatttaaaaatataatattagtaAAACTTGATAAAGTTTCAAACA of the Cucumis sativus cultivar 9930 chromosome 3, Cucumber_9930_V3, whole genome shotgun sequence genome contains:
- the LOC101221166 gene encoding putative cyclic nucleotide-gated ion channel 8 → MFDCGGYKSQYIGGHKEKFVRLDDLDSNLSVPSGTSKMKKCRFNLEGLPLPFISRSKPQNASKSFRRGVQRSSDGIITLGRSLRSGVSKVIFPEDLKVSEQKIFDPQDKSLLFWNKLFVLCCILAVSVDPLFFYLPVFNHASYCLGMDTQLAVTTTTVRTAIDVFYLIRMGFQFRTAYIAPSSRVFGRGELVIDPTEIAQRYLQRYFIADFLSVLPLPQLVVWRFLHRSKGSEVLATKQALLNIVFLQYIPRFIRFIPLNIELKKTAGVFAESAWAGAAYYLLLYMLASHIAGAFWYLLAVERNDACWRQACKSSGKCNINYLYCGNKHMAGYKAWRNISVDVLTKKCTALGDNLPFNYGIYTQAISSGIVQSRTFFSKFCYCLWWGLQNLSTLGQGLLTSTYPGEVIFSILIAISGLLLFALLIGNMQTYLQSLTVRLEEMRIKRRDSEQWMHHRLLPPDLREKVRRYDQYKWLETRGVDEESLVQSLPKDLRRDIKRHLCLNLVRRVPLFANMDERLLDAICERLKPTLYTENTYIVREGDPVDEMLFIIRGRLESVTTDGGRSGFYNRGILKEGDFCGEELLTWALDPKSGSNLPSSTRTVHALTEVEAFALEAEELKFVASQFRRLHSRQVQHTFRFYSQQWRTWASCFIQAAWRRYLKRKIAELRRKEEEEEVAAAYSTSRLGATILASRFAANALRGHRMRNVSGKSLISLQKPKEPDFSVYKGE
- the LOC101208572 gene encoding uncharacterized protein LOC101208572; translated protein: MAVSARAFFLSRLTDFSIKPRLPPQPPPPPPPLPSFSYSHLTLQRRRFPSASTSGATTVSCLVSGVDGGGVSDDFVSTRKLKFDRGFSVIANMLKRIEPLHTSDISKGVSDVAKDSMKQTISSMLGLLPSDQFSVTVRVSKSPLHNLLSSSIITGYTLWNAEYRLSLMRNFDISPDNLTGLDRSKPLEVSDIEENRVGVDSNMEDLDTRPRLLSDLPPEALKYIQQLQTELSNLKDELNAQKQENIHIEHGRGNRNDLLEYLRSLDSDMVTELCKPSTSEVEEIIHELVGNILQRFFKDDASSSFIEDSSVADLEKLADAGDEFCDTVGTSRDYLAKLLFWCMLLGHHMRSLENRLQLSCVVGLL